One Nostoc sp. UHCC 0302 DNA window includes the following coding sequences:
- the rplT gene encoding 50S ribosomal protein L20 has product MTRVKRGNVARKRRNKILKLAKGFRGSHSTLFRTANQQVMKALRSAYRDRKKKKRDFRRLWIARINAASRQHGLSYSQLIGNLKKADVQLNRKMLAQLAVLDPASFGKVAELAIQAKG; this is encoded by the coding sequence ATGACACGGGTAAAACGCGGTAACGTAGCTCGTAAACGCCGCAATAAAATTCTCAAGCTAGCTAAAGGTTTTCGCGGTTCCCACTCAACTTTATTTAGAACCGCTAACCAACAAGTGATGAAGGCGCTACGGAGTGCTTATCGCGATCGCAAAAAGAAAAAGCGCGATTTTCGCCGCCTCTGGATCGCCCGGATTAACGCTGCTTCTAGGCAACACGGTTTGAGTTACAGCCAATTAATCGGCAACCTGAAAAAAGCCGATGTCCAATTAAATCGCAAGATGTTGGCACAATTAGCAGTTCTCGACCCAGCTAGCTTTGGCAAAGTTGCCGAGTTAGCAATTCAAGCTAAAGGATAA
- the rpmI gene encoding 50S ribosomal protein L35, translating into MPKLKTRKAAAKRFRATGTGKIVRRKAFKNHLLEHKSSNKKRSLSKTTLVHERDEDNVRLMLPYL; encoded by the coding sequence ATGCCTAAACTAAAGACCCGTAAAGCAGCGGCGAAGCGATTTCGTGCCACCGGCACAGGTAAAATCGTGCGCCGTAAGGCCTTCAAAAACCACTTACTAGAGCATAAAAGTTCTAATAAGAAGCGCAGCCTGTCCAAGACTACACTTGTGCATGAACGCGATGAAGACAACGTGCGGTTGATGCTCCCATATTTGTAA
- a CDS encoding primary-amine oxidase: MIKRLRFFWIPIASIVFIFILLGLMGILSAQQPAISHPLAALTEVEIKTAVSVIKKEKTLTEMAAFPLIALQEPDKNEVLKFTPGKPFERKAFLVIYERSQNKTYEGVVDLKTQSISSWKEIPNVQPAILNPEYELASQVVKADTRWQKAMQRRGIKNLAQVKISCWAPGILSKQEETAGSRLCRALSYYQGEHWNYYGSPIEGVLATVNLNTGKIASFVDNGIVPFSTDNWNYDLQSLGKLLSPSKALKILQPNGRNFQINGNEISWQGWKFRYQMHPRSGLMLYLVSYKDGENIRPVLYRAGLSEMVVPYGDPDPTWSFRNAFDVGEYNFGSLANTMELGKEIPENGMLLDAVLADGNGEPYKIPGIIGIYERDNGMLWKHYDYNTQRNDVRRNHELVMTMTAAVDNYDYSMNWIFHQDGTLEVQNELTGIVLVQGTAAEKQSADESYGRLIAKNIVGVNHQHFFNYRLDFDVDGQANSVMEMNVKALPMDKNNPLGNAIAVEETTLGKETAAVRDMDMKHSREWMIVSADKKNALGGAPGYILMPEGNSTFFPVEGSNIRQKAEFATHHLWATKYKAGELYAGGDYPNQSQPGQGLPKYIADDEPLMGEDIVLWYTMGVTHVPRSEDWPVMPVHQVGFKLVPRGFFSRNPAINLPEPTPVK; encoded by the coding sequence ATGATTAAGAGGCTACGGTTTTTTTGGATACCTATTGCCAGCATTGTATTTATTTTTATCTTGCTTGGATTGATGGGCATACTATCTGCTCAACAGCCTGCGATTTCTCATCCTCTAGCTGCGTTAACAGAGGTAGAAATTAAAACAGCTGTTTCGGTGATCAAAAAAGAAAAAACTTTGACCGAAATGGCAGCTTTTCCACTTATTGCCTTACAAGAACCAGACAAAAACGAAGTACTAAAATTTACTCCTGGTAAACCCTTTGAGCGAAAAGCATTTTTGGTAATATACGAGCGATCGCAAAACAAAACTTATGAGGGTGTTGTTGATCTAAAAACACAATCCATCAGTTCTTGGAAAGAAATACCAAATGTCCAACCTGCAATTCTCAATCCAGAGTATGAACTAGCAAGCCAAGTAGTTAAAGCTGACACCCGTTGGCAAAAAGCGATGCAGCGGCGGGGAATTAAAAATTTAGCCCAAGTCAAAATCAGTTGCTGGGCCCCAGGAATCTTGAGTAAACAAGAAGAAACAGCAGGTAGTCGCCTTTGTCGGGCTTTATCTTACTATCAGGGAGAACATTGGAACTATTACGGTAGTCCAATTGAGGGTGTGCTGGCTACCGTTAATTTAAACACAGGTAAAATTGCTAGTTTTGTTGATAACGGGATAGTTCCTTTCTCTACAGATAACTGGAACTATGATTTGCAGTCTTTGGGTAAATTACTATCACCATCTAAGGCATTGAAAATTCTCCAACCTAATGGGAGAAATTTTCAGATTAATGGTAACGAAATTAGCTGGCAAGGTTGGAAGTTTCGTTATCAAATGCATCCCCGCAGTGGATTAATGCTGTACCTTGTAAGTTACAAAGATGGAGAAAATATTCGACCTGTATTATACCGCGCAGGTTTATCAGAGATGGTTGTACCCTATGGCGATCCTGATCCTACTTGGTCATTCAGAAATGCTTTTGATGTTGGCGAATATAACTTTGGTTCCCTAGCTAACACAATGGAGTTAGGTAAAGAAATTCCTGAAAACGGTATGTTATTGGATGCTGTGCTGGCTGATGGTAATGGAGAACCTTACAAGATACCAGGGATAATCGGCATCTACGAACGCGATAACGGAATGCTCTGGAAGCACTATGACTACAACACTCAGCGTAATGATGTTCGTCGAAATCACGAACTAGTCATGACAATGACGGCAGCTGTTGATAACTATGATTACAGCATGAATTGGATCTTCCACCAGGATGGAACGTTAGAAGTACAAAATGAATTAACGGGTATTGTACTGGTGCAAGGAACAGCTGCTGAAAAACAATCTGCGGATGAATCGTACGGTCGATTGATAGCAAAAAATATTGTCGGAGTGAATCACCAGCACTTTTTCAACTACCGCTTAGATTTTGATGTAGATGGCCAGGCTAATTCTGTAATGGAAATGAATGTGAAAGCGTTACCTATGGATAAGAATAACCCGTTAGGAAATGCGATCGCAGTAGAAGAAACTACGCTAGGAAAAGAAACGGCGGCTGTGCGCGACATGGACATGAAGCACAGCCGGGAATGGATGATTGTCAGTGCAGATAAGAAAAATGCTTTAGGTGGTGCGCCAGGATATATACTGATGCCAGAAGGAAATTCCACATTTTTCCCTGTTGAAGGCTCAAACATCCGTCAAAAAGCAGAATTTGCCACGCATCACCTTTGGGCAACTAAATATAAAGCTGGTGAACTATACGCTGGCGGCGATTATCCTAACCAAAGTCAGCCTGGGCAAGGTTTACCTAAATATATTGCTGACGACGAGCCTTTGATGGGTGAAGATATTGTGCTGTGGTACACAATGGGAGTAACTCATGTACCCCGCTCAGAGGATTGGCCTGTAATGCCTGTTCACCAAGTTGGGTTTAAACTTGTCCCTAGAGGATTTTTTAGCCGTAATCCAGCGATAAATTTACCTGAGCCAACACCTGTAAAGTAG
- a CDS encoding RuBisCO accumulation factor 1 produces MTDLPPNAQNPENAADDVAQDYLRKLRQKQGNWVEWGVAIAYLQKASYNPQEIFEATGFEPIQQNQVVVGSQVYNSLEKYGASEAVQSHYTTRGSDVLYELRLLTQEERAAAAELAFQHKLDADEAREVAKAIKEFSYFRILPEGFSNHPGDAVAHQVWKLARQNTDLQERSRLIAKGLRFAHTPGARTQIEQLLTDFTVVPKRPAPILPFYRLESEEQLPRIVPVVGELPLTAQDLKSVPIVTEIEPFRIVKFSGDQAWAPLPGWQVLLGAEDPVVILANSDRLPNQTYSQPQSVLVVIDRSKREWDVSSYFVVENSGELSFQWFETEPEVPLLGKIIIIVRPKRILDEELTKDSWQIDE; encoded by the coding sequence ATGACTGACCTACCACCCAATGCTCAAAATCCTGAAAATGCTGCTGATGATGTAGCACAAGATTACTTACGAAAGCTCAGACAAAAGCAAGGCAACTGGGTGGAATGGGGAGTAGCGATCGCTTACCTGCAAAAAGCCAGTTACAATCCCCAAGAAATTTTTGAGGCAACGGGATTTGAGCCAATTCAACAAAATCAAGTGGTTGTTGGCTCTCAAGTTTACAATTCTTTAGAAAAGTATGGTGCATCGGAGGCGGTGCAATCGCACTACACCACACGTGGCAGCGATGTTTTGTACGAGCTGCGTCTACTGACTCAAGAAGAACGAGCGGCGGCGGCAGAACTTGCATTTCAGCACAAACTCGACGCCGATGAAGCGCGGGAAGTAGCAAAAGCAATTAAAGAGTTTTCTTATTTTCGGATTTTACCAGAAGGATTTTCTAACCATCCTGGTGATGCTGTCGCTCACCAAGTTTGGAAATTAGCACGTCAGAATACAGATTTGCAGGAGCGATCGCGCCTCATCGCTAAAGGCTTGCGGTTTGCTCACACGCCAGGTGCTAGAACACAAATCGAACAATTGCTGACAGATTTTACTGTTGTTCCTAAGCGTCCAGCGCCAATTTTACCTTTTTACCGCCTGGAATCTGAAGAACAGTTACCCCGAATAGTACCTGTAGTAGGCGAGTTGCCGTTGACGGCACAAGACTTGAAATCTGTGCCTATAGTGACAGAAATTGAACCATTTCGCATCGTTAAGTTCTCAGGAGATCAAGCTTGGGCCCCATTACCGGGTTGGCAAGTTTTGTTGGGTGCAGAAGATCCAGTAGTGATTTTAGCAAATAGCGATCGCTTACCCAACCAGACATACAGCCAGCCACAATCGGTTTTAGTAGTTATAGACCGTTCTAAACGAGAATGGGATGTCTCCAGCTACTTTGTTGTTGAAAATTCTGGTGAATTAAGTTTTCAGTGGTTTGAAACTGAACCAGAAGTGCCACTACTAGGAAAAATTATTATCATCGTGCGTCCTAAGAGAATTCTCGATGAAGAACTAACTAAGGATTCTTGGCAAATTGACGAATAG
- a CDS encoding response regulator produces MDTPSLEVDKIRPQLMTLERPKKLKILVVDDEPDNLDLLYRTFRRDFNVLKADSGMNALQVLAAEGEVAVIISDQRMPEMKGTEFLSKTVPQFPDTVRIILTGFTDIEDLVEAINAGQVYKYITKPWDPGELKAVVQRAAETYDLLKQRTEELRRANAEMALLTVLVEVAQAASSLEETLTPIARAVSETFTTDGCILQLIEGNTLVATQGTYSETGAIENWLAQDPLASEAIATGKMQVSLNVLKDPKLDGVEHYQTTGVQAHLIIPISYRNQLLAVLSLQWKLPSTLREDELKLIQLSAQLVAIALTSSRCQTSV; encoded by the coding sequence ATGGACACTCCCAGTCTGGAAGTTGATAAAATTCGTCCTCAATTAATGACTCTAGAACGACCAAAAAAACTCAAAATCCTGGTAGTTGACGATGAGCCAGATAATCTCGATCTACTTTATCGCACCTTCCGACGCGACTTTAATGTTTTAAAAGCTGATAGTGGGATGAACGCCCTACAAGTGCTGGCAGCAGAGGGAGAAGTAGCAGTAATCATCTCTGATCAACGAATGCCAGAAATGAAAGGAACTGAGTTTCTAAGTAAAACTGTACCTCAGTTTCCCGATACAGTCAGAATAATTCTCACCGGATTTACTGATATTGAAGACTTGGTAGAGGCGATTAACGCAGGACAGGTCTACAAATACATCACTAAGCCCTGGGATCCAGGGGAACTGAAAGCAGTGGTGCAAAGAGCAGCAGAAACCTATGACCTGCTCAAGCAGCGTACAGAAGAACTACGCCGTGCTAATGCTGAAATGGCGTTGTTGACCGTTTTAGTTGAAGTAGCGCAAGCAGCTTCAAGTTTAGAAGAAACTCTCACCCCAATCGCTAGAGCTGTTAGTGAGACTTTTACAACAGATGGCTGCATTTTGCAACTCATAGAAGGAAATACTCTAGTCGCAACTCAGGGAACTTACAGCGAGACAGGTGCAATAGAAAATTGGCTAGCACAAGATCCCCTTGCGAGTGAAGCGATCGCCACTGGGAAAATGCAAGTTTCCCTAAATGTACTTAAAGATCCCAAGCTAGATGGTGTTGAACACTATCAAACTACGGGAGTACAAGCACATTTAATTATCCCAATTAGTTACCGAAATCAACTCCTAGCAGTATTGTCATTACAGTGGAAACTGCCCTCCACTTTGCGAGAAGATGAGTTAAAGCTGATTCAGTTATCAGCTCAACTAGTGGCGATCGCTCTTACTAGTAGTCGCTGCCAAACTAGTGTCTAA
- a CDS encoding tetratricopeptide repeat protein translates to MDNNLAVIYLSILVGLLALAGVSVFRQIFKTRKVESSFSRLRKKLEKEKGTTQEYYELASIYSEKKLYTQAIALFQKALKAAEEESEENIAPIYNGLGYTYFAQEQYDLAIRQYKEALKYKSDYVTAMNNLGHAYEKKKLNSQALETYEEALKIAPNNVTAKRRAESLRRLVSA, encoded by the coding sequence ATGGATAATAATCTCGCCGTTATTTACCTTTCAATTTTGGTAGGTTTGCTCGCTTTAGCAGGTGTGAGTGTTTTCCGCCAGATTTTCAAAACTCGCAAGGTTGAAAGCTCATTCTCACGATTGCGAAAGAAGTTAGAGAAAGAAAAAGGTACGACTCAAGAATATTATGAGTTAGCCAGTATTTATTCAGAAAAAAAATTGTATACTCAGGCGATCGCGTTATTTCAAAAAGCCCTAAAAGCTGCTGAAGAAGAATCAGAAGAAAATATTGCTCCCATTTACAATGGACTAGGCTATACTTACTTTGCTCAAGAGCAATATGATTTAGCGATTCGTCAGTACAAAGAAGCTCTCAAATATAAGTCTGATTACGTGACAGCCATGAATAATCTTGGTCACGCTTACGAAAAGAAAAAATTAAATTCTCAGGCTTTAGAAACTTACGAAGAAGCACTGAAAATCGCTCCCAACAACGTCACAGCTAAGCGCCGGGCTGAATCTTTACGTCGTTTGGTTTCTGCTTAA
- a CDS encoding transporter substrate-binding domain-containing protein: MNNRCNRWLIINPLHLVLSATLICILCFSLLGTGLLASAAQLSEIQQRGYLNIAVKDNLRPLGFRDASGNLQGLEIDLAQRLAADLLGKANTVKFKPVMNRDRLSVVLDKKVDLAIARVTATESRARLVSFSVPYYFDSTVLVTKDASIQELRDLGKRKIAVLKNSSTIAQVRYYVPNAELIGVNSYEEAREQIESNAAVAFAADASVLTGWVQQYPQYRLIATKLSTEPLSVVMPKGLQYDELRRKVNEAIAGYLAEGWLQQRSQYWGLP, from the coding sequence ATGAATAACCGATGTAACAGATGGCTAATAATTAATCCGTTACATCTGGTATTATCCGCTACTCTTATTTGTATTCTCTGCTTTTCTCTATTGGGGACAGGATTGCTTGCATCTGCCGCCCAATTGTCAGAGATTCAACAACGAGGGTATTTAAATATTGCTGTTAAAGATAATTTGCGTCCCTTGGGATTTAGAGACGCTAGCGGCAATTTACAAGGCTTAGAAATTGATTTGGCACAGCGTTTAGCCGCTGACTTGCTTGGGAAAGCAAACACTGTTAAGTTCAAACCTGTGATGAATCGCGATCGCCTTTCTGTTGTTTTAGACAAGAAAGTTGATTTAGCAATCGCCAGAGTAACAGCAACTGAGTCACGCGCACGCTTAGTTAGTTTCAGTGTTCCCTACTACTTTGATAGTACTGTACTAGTTACAAAAGATGCTTCAATCCAAGAATTGAGAGATTTGGGAAAACGGAAGATTGCTGTACTTAAGAACTCTAGCACCATTGCTCAAGTGCGGTATTATGTGCCAAATGCGGAGTTAATAGGAGTAAATTCCTATGAGGAAGCGCGAGAGCAAATAGAAAGTAATGCCGCCGTAGCTTTTGCTGCTGATGCTAGCGTTCTTACTGGTTGGGTGCAACAATATCCTCAATATCGGCTAATAGCAACCAAACTATCAACTGAACCCTTATCTGTAGTGATGCCCAAGGGATTACAGTACGATGAGTTAAGGCGAAAAGTGAATGAAGCGATCGCAGGTTATTTAGCTGAAGGTTGGCTCCAGCAACGTTCTCAATACTGGGGTTTGCCGTAA
- a CDS encoding ATP-dependent helicase — protein MSDANFTATVPQESVRPQLSQPSAVLSLRQKTLAIRNSLRQGQQQMADWQSGPLAVSAVPGAGKSTGMAAAAAIAIARQYESSAQSRPSSRRQIVVVTFTRSAAANIKAKIRKYLRDDLSLPQTGFAVYTLHGLALNIASRHPDLSGLQLENVTLITPSQSHRFIRTAVEQWIANNPGHYLRLLEGHQFDGEETERLRRQSVLRTEVLPDLATTVIHEAKSSGIPPEKLREWSQQATDRYGILSVAAGLYEQYQNLMRSRDFIDYDDMILAALRVLENDSARRIEQNQVFAVFEDEAQDSSPLQTRLLEILASGSLEEGGSEGAALRLTSTSLGTRRSVTEEQGAGREINTDSYLLAPNSRLNLVRVGDPNQAINSTFTPADPIYFRQFCEECDRIERLATMDQAGRSTQIIIAAANFALEWVNGFYGAKNQNSPNNAINSLPFRPQKIRSVDIGDPQKNANPAPLGRGLELYTPRDIHHTAELLSQRVIELFSEDPSKISAAILVRENRQGRWLAEMLAPVCKEHKITLYDVGERDRRSHVPQEILALLQFCDRPHSPDYLKAALEALVQRQLIPTQDLNALASLPEEFLYPGPLAAPQSEPVQKASRLCRNLLRARLELPLYQLISFLALTLNYDQAELATADKLAERVNQQIASNSSMGAMLSALSEIVSSERFEPVETDDMEARYTRTGQLTIITMHKAKGLDWDYVFLPFLHENLIPGRFWVPPQSQFLGDFTLSEVARAQIRAVLHEESGIQDVTQAWEQAKHLKTAEEYRLLYVAMTRAKRLLWMSAAQKAPFTWSKPENLQEQAPCPVFGALKRQFSEFVVNWGMMSK, from the coding sequence ATGTCAGACGCTAATTTTACCGCTACTGTGCCTCAAGAATCTGTCCGTCCACAATTATCTCAGCCATCGGCTGTACTTTCTTTGCGGCAAAAGACTTTAGCAATCCGCAACAGCTTGCGCCAAGGACAACAGCAAATGGCTGATTGGCAATCTGGGCCATTAGCCGTTTCTGCCGTTCCAGGTGCAGGAAAATCTACAGGTATGGCAGCAGCGGCGGCGATCGCGATCGCGCGACAATATGAGAGTTCGGCGCAGTCACGTCCGTCCTCCCGGCGTCAAATTGTAGTTGTTACTTTTACCCGCTCTGCTGCTGCCAATATTAAAGCTAAAATCCGCAAATACTTACGAGATGATTTATCTCTACCTCAGACAGGCTTTGCTGTCTATACCCTACACGGTTTGGCATTAAACATTGCCAGCCGTCACCCTGACTTATCAGGTTTACAGCTAGAAAATGTCACATTAATCACACCAAGCCAAAGCCACCGCTTCATCCGCACAGCCGTAGAACAATGGATTGCTAACAATCCAGGACATTATTTACGGTTGTTGGAAGGACATCAATTTGATGGAGAAGAAACAGAAAGGTTGCGTCGTCAATCGGTACTGCGGACAGAAGTCTTACCAGACTTGGCTACCACAGTAATTCATGAAGCCAAAAGTTCTGGCATACCACCAGAAAAATTGCGGGAGTGGAGTCAACAAGCTACAGATAGATATGGAATTTTGAGCGTAGCGGCGGGTTTGTATGAGCAATATCAAAACTTAATGCGATCGCGCGACTTCATCGACTACGACGATATGATTTTAGCTGCCTTACGCGTTCTCGAAAACGACAGCGCCCGGCGAATCGAGCAAAATCAAGTTTTTGCCGTCTTTGAAGACGAAGCTCAAGACTCCAGCCCTCTTCAGACGCGGTTACTGGAGATTTTGGCGAGTGGTTCCTTGGAAGAGGGAGGGAGTGAGGGAGCAGCACTTCGGCTTACCTCGACTTCGCTCGGCACAAGACGCTCAGTGACCGAGGAGCAGGGAGCAGGGAGAGAAATAAATACTGACTCCTACCTCTTGGCTCCTAACTCAAGACTCAATTTGGTGCGTGTTGGTGACCCTAATCAAGCGATTAACTCTACCTTCACACCAGCTGATCCGATTTATTTTCGGCAATTTTGCGAAGAGTGCGATCGCATCGAACGATTGGCAACAATGGATCAAGCTGGTCGCAGTACACAAATTATCATCGCCGCCGCTAACTTTGCTTTGGAATGGGTAAATGGCTTTTATGGAGCAAAAAATCAAAATTCACCCAATAACGCCATAAATTCGCTCCCCTTCCGTCCGCAAAAAATTCGCTCTGTTGATATTGGTGATCCTCAAAAAAATGCTAATCCAGCACCGCTAGGACGAGGATTGGAGCTATACACTCCCCGTGATATTCATCACACAGCCGAATTGCTTTCGCAAAGGGTGATTGAATTATTTTCCGAAGACCCAAGTAAAATCAGCGCTGCGATTTTAGTACGAGAAAATCGTCAGGGAAGATGGCTGGCAGAAATGCTTGCACCTGTGTGCAAAGAGCATAAAATTACGCTTTATGATGTGGGAGAACGCGATCGCCGCTCCCATGTTCCACAAGAAATTTTGGCACTATTACAATTTTGCGATCGCCCTCATTCCCCTGATTACCTGAAAGCTGCCCTAGAAGCCCTAGTACAGCGTCAATTGATTCCTACCCAAGACCTCAACGCCCTCGCTAGTCTGCCAGAGGAATTTTTGTACCCAGGCCCCTTAGCTGCACCTCAATCAGAGCCAGTACAAAAAGCCTCGCGTTTGTGTCGCAACTTACTCCGCGCTCGTTTGGAACTGCCTCTCTATCAACTAATTTCTTTTCTCGCTTTGACATTGAACTATGACCAAGCAGAATTGGCAACTGCTGACAAACTTGCAGAACGAGTCAACCAGCAAATAGCTAGTAATAGCTCAATGGGAGCAATGCTGTCAGCTTTAAGTGAAATCGTTAGTTCCGAACGTTTTGAACCAGTAGAAACTGACGATATGGAGGCACGGTACACACGTACTGGTCAGTTGACGATTATTACCATGCATAAAGCCAAAGGGCTAGACTGGGACTATGTTTTTCTGCCCTTTCTGCACGAAAACTTGATTCCTGGTAGATTTTGGGTTCCACCTCAAAGCCAGTTTTTAGGTGACTTTACCTTATCAGAAGTGGCTCGCGCCCAAATTCGTGCAGTTCTCCACGAAGAATCTGGCATCCAGGATGTGACTCAAGCTTGGGAACAGGCAAAACACCTGAAAACTGCGGAAGAATACCGTTTACTTTATGTTGCAATGACACGAGCAAAGCGCCTACTGTGGATGTCTGCGGCACAGAAAGCGCCTTTTACTTGGAGTAAGCCGGAAAATTTACAAGAACAAGCACCTTGCCCGGTGTTTGGAGCATTAAAGCGCCAGTTTTCTGAATTTGTGGTGAATTGGGGGATGATGTCCAAATAG